TGAATTTTCAGGGACCAGCATCACAAACAGTTTGGTCATACGTGTGACGCTATATTGCACCACTGCAACTAGTCCATGGTCACTGGAGATAAACATTTACTTGTTATCCCAAACATTTCCAGTGATACCACATCATGATCAATAAAGACATGAAGATCAAGTTCAGGAGGGTCCGGTTACATGATTAGACAGAAGAGTACGACTAACTCTATTTAATAGAAATCATCTTTACTCATCACAGTCCAGTgcaatgcaaaaacaaatgGTACAATAAATTTGTATACTGTACTGCAAATCTAAATATTGTAATTTCTGCTGTCAAACACAGTTGTTTCATAAAActatgcttaaaaaaaaaaaaaagtcaacaaaaaaCTGTCCTTCGCCCCACCTGGTAAAGGCAGGTTTAGTGTCTGGAAGCAGAGCAGTAGCTGGACATATATTCCAGTCTACTACACGGATGAGAATGAAGATGCGCTGGTCAAGCGTGTACACTGTGCTTTCAATGTTAGTGTGTGTACAACtggacacattaaaaaaaaaaatcaaataaattattgtCTGAGGCGTTGGATTAAACCAGCTCATCCTGTTGGACACCCCACCCAGAGTGGGAGGAGGAAGGTAGCACGAGGGATGAACAGTCTTTGCAGGACGACGGGTGTTTAAAACTCGTCGTGTCGAGTTAGAGCCTCTCCGAAGTCGGTCGCCTGGCTGCCCACAAACAGATCGTACTTATCCACGATTTCTGCCTTGGTCAAACGGCCATCCTGAgggaggaagaacaagaaacacgATAAGCCTTGACACCTTAAGACTGTTTTAGCTATTAACAAGATAAACAGGCATTGCATGTTTGCGTTAATTTGATATGTCTCGTATGTTGATGACCTACATTTAGCAAAAGAAACAGTATCAATTTCACGTGAACAACATTTGTCTGAGGAAATTTTAGATCTTATCATTAGTACTTTGTCTGAGTCTGATTCATAGACCAGATGTTTGGCCTCAGCGTCGGCGTGGTCATAATCGCTGGGCAGAATCCAGTCTCGAGTTTCATCCTTGTCCATCTTcccatctttgtttttgtctctgaatTCAGTAAACTGTTCCCTCTCCGTCTTCACCCACTCTGGTTCGGTGGAATCTCCCTCCTGGTTGTACATGTCACCTGGAACATCAAACAAGCTCATTTCACAAAGGTTCCTCTACATAATTCCTCAAAAACCCACTCACTACTACTAGCTATTTGCAACTATTCTGTCTTGGTTTGTCACTATTAATGCAAATTAAACATTAAGTACAAACTCATGACAGAACTTACCGATATATTCATCTAAATCTATTAAGCCATCTCCATTCTTGTCTATGTCTTCCATGGTTTcctacagaaaagaaaaacgaGAAAAGCAGTGAGATGAGTTGAAGTGTTAAAGTAATAATTCAGCAGTTGGGGTATTTGTCCCTCACCAGCACTACAATATCCTTCATGTGGTCGTACTCTTCAGGGTGAAGGAATGCTGTGAACTCCTCCTTGTTTGCTTTCAGGTCGTTGTCCTGGTCTGCCATTTTGAATCTCCTCTCATCACGAGCCATCATCTGCCTGTAGCTGAAGCCATCATCAGGGTCGGGGTCATCTGCAAGTCAGAGGTCAAGACATTGTTATTTAAAGTAAATCTGGTAAAGTAAAAAGGCTATGCCCGTGAAGTATGCAggcaatactgtatatactacaACTATATACAACAGATTGCTTGGATCCATACCTAGAATGTACCCATAGGTGGCATTCTTGTACTCCTCCCAGGACACCACTTCATCCCCATTGAGGTCATGACTCTTCCACTGTCGATCCACATCGTCGTAGATCCACCGCTTTTGAGCGTGTTTAATCCACTTTTTCATTTCCTCAACTGTCACATAGCCATCTTTGTCGTCATCAATACGTTCTACCAACATGCTGTAAAGAAGTTAGCAGGCAAATATTCAGCTTTCTCTTGTTTTACGTATTTGTATGTCACCTCAGATCAATGTTACTTTAGGCAAAACTAGATTTTAATCCCACACAGTAtttactatcattattattgcaAATGAAAATCTCCAGTCAGTCAAATCTAGTTTTACACACTCCTCCTAAGCTTACCCAAGCCTCTCCTTGCTCTCTTCTGGTGTGAGCTGGTCGAAAGTTTTGGCCTCTTCTTGTCCCAGAAAAGCTTCATGGTCATAGTCGAAGTTCTCGCTGTCATCGTGCTCCCTGTTACTGAGGGGGTCGTCGTGGTGAACACGGTCCTTCTTCTCTGTGGGTTTGCTGGTAGCATAAACCAGACAGAGTGCAAAACACATGACCAGTGGCCGCAGCTCCATcctgcaaacaaacactgagGACAGGAAGATATGGAAGAcatcaaaaaatattattagtGTCAAAAAAGTGTAGTTTTGTAAGCAGAAAAAACTCTAATCTATGCACATGTAGTAACTGCGGTTTCTATCAGTCTACCTTAGTGCTACTCAACTCCGCACACGCCAGTCAATGACTCACCAACAGAGTAAATACTATGactaatttattttcttgtcaaaTCTGTTCCACCTGATGCTACCATTTGTTCTCCCTTAGGGACCTAACTCAAGCTACACGACTCTGAGATTCATCATTCATGGGCAACAACTTATAAATGACTGAATGTATCCgtgtttaaaatgacattattactACTAATCCATCAGATAGGTGCTTCTCCAAAATTCCAACTTACTCAAATTAAATGCTAGACTAATACACGTCGTAATGTTGACGTTAACTTATACTATACATGTTGATTTAAAGGTTAAGGTAATGTTTGAAACTGATGGCGTTAAATGAGCAACACTTTGCCTTTTCCCTAATATTAATTAATCCCATAAACTATCGTAGCCAAATTGCTACGTTTCTCCTCAGAGCTGTTAGCTTGTTTTGTGTCATTCTTCTCACCTTTTCGTGCTTCGACACTTAAAATCTCATCATCATAGTTCTGCTGCGGATCGGAAGCAggtttttcctttatttccatCTACATTCCGTTACAAGACAGAACCCAGGCTACAAACCAGCATTAGATCAGGTAACCTATCCTAACATTAGTTTCCCCCTGACGACCTACATAATCCCTCGTCCGAAGCAACTTCATTGAGCAAATATTAAAATGCTTTTACTGTTCTATTAAAAACATATTCCATCTATTTTctgcatttgaataaaaaatatcaagATAACTCACCGGTATCTTCAGGCAAGTTTGTCGATAGAGTTGAAGACCCTTCCCTCGGAAACACACCCATACACTTCCTGTGCTAAAACaccaaccgaccaatcaggcTCCGAGCAGGGCTGTGTGATGTCGCACGCTCATTGGTCCACTTCACGTAAACATCCGTGATTGGATTGGCCGAGAACCGCCACGTCCTCAAAGGCAACAAAACCCAGTTCATTCATAATCTGACCCCACAGTGTGAACCAGAGCTGAGATCCACGCCGACAACCAcagatacagtacatgcaatttcctccgggattaataaagtatctatctatctatctatctatctatctatctatttattcttcaggttttatttttaagaaaaaaggaaacacgACATGAGTAACTACGGAAGAAAAGTAATTTACGTTGCCATTCttaatacatttataaaactAGGTGATACATTTTTGCTTTGTAACCACAAACAATAAGGTACACAGAATTCATGAAATAAtggaagaatgaaagaaaatcctTATTTTTAGTTGAAACACCGGATAAATCTTTGTAAAAATCTGGAACCAATCTACagtatttgttaaaaaataacaatggagactgcatttttttaaaagaaatcatttttattcatttttaatttaatacagttataatccccgaagggaaattaagaacgcactctagtttttgttagtcaatcaaatcaaatcacttgcatgcatattagtgtgtacaggcccctgtaatacacacaccatacacaagggggcctgtaggcatgcaagggaggtacagtgcaggcagctccttcttggtgcgcctcaaatgagcaatttgtaaaggggacggcaccttgctcaagggtgccttggcagtgctccggaggtgagctgacacctcccactgtcagctcacctccgggtattttttttgggcgggagtgggaattgaaTCGCTGATCTTGAATCATGGGGCAAACCGCTCTAAcacctgctttaccactgagccactgccgcccttaAGATCTTgcgtaggggaaattatttgtccactctagttGTTAGCTGTTGTTAGTCACGTGTATATATGTGGGTACAAGCCTGtgagacgcacacacacgggCCCGTTAACATGCAGATGATGAGAGGTAGAGTAGCAGTCAGCTGCTTTCTTATGCACTAATGAGCAGATTGTAGAAGGGactgtgccttgctcaggggcttctcggcagtgctcagagGTTGAAGTGGCACCTCTACATTACCAAACCACATTCCAAACTTTTTGTGTCTACAACTGGCCTTGAACCTGCCACCTTCCAGTCCCCAGGCccagacccagtggactgagctccAGTATTCTTCCACATCTTCAAATTAAACATCCCATTCTCCACTGAGCACATCTCTACTATAAATGTATAGCTCAAACAGATTTCTCTTCCTTTGCTGTGGGAACAAAAACTGATATTGGAGGATCACAATGACAGGACATCCTAAGCTGATGGTGCTCACCGTGTTTCTTGAACAGCTATTCCCAACAGCCCTCTAATTTGGAGCTGAAAGAaattttttccatgtttcatACAACAGTAAAAGGCTGTTTAATCATCAGGTGTTACATAACATCGATCGTGTGTATGAAATTTCACTGATTTTGATGTTCAGCAAATAAGAGGCATGTTGGTCCTCTGGAAAGAAACTGCTACTGTGCAGAACTTTTACAGTACGATTCAGACTTTCCTGATTCATCTTGAACCACAGTGAAAGTGTCTGATTCAAGTGTGTGTCCTTCAGTGTCAAAACACTAGACTCCGCAGTTCACAAAACAGCAGCGTCTGAATCTCCCTCCACTGCAGAGTCTTTAACATCAGTGTTTTCCACATCGTCTGTTGACCCTTCCTGCGTGTTGGAGTTTTCTTGACTGGACGTACAGGTGATTGTTTTCTGTTCATCACCGTCACCACTTCctaatgagaaaattaaaagaacaatttcacttttatttcagtGACAAAGTGCAAAACTGTTCCTCAAAGTcatatacagtgcgccgtcgttactcatggttaagacattccaggaaccacacgcgattaatgaatccCGCGACATAGCaaagaactatttatcttattatttatggtaatttaaacgttcatgaaccctccccatactgatattaaaccaccttctatctgtattaccttttccaaaactcttatcgactgtttaaagcactttgtgtctcacgtgagtccgagactcacggaacagagtgcacttctggatgccgtcagccaatagaatgcgtgtatggtatcatgtgactgccaaccaaaatctgcgatgaggtgaagtcgcgaccgttgatgcgcgaatgcatgAGGGcacattgtatgtgtgtgtgtgtgtgtgtgtgtgtgtgtgtgtgtgtatatgtaaaaTCAGCTACTGCTTAAAATAATTATGATTTACACCATGAAAATTCAGtctctttaaaaataattatctatATTAGAAGGAAGAGATCCCATCCAATTTGCACTACGCTTAGTTTTTCTGTTGGGGCTGACCTGTGTTGGATTCACCCTCTTTCTTCTCAGTGAGGAAGACTCGTTGCATCATCAGCTTCTTTCCGGTGTGACACGTGTACTTCAGATCTGGACCACTGCTTGAATTTCCTGCAGTCAGAATAGACGGTGAaccaataaaatgaagaaaaagagatatGAAAACTCAAAGGATTGAAACACATTCCACCTTATTAATTTGTAAATTCTCTTAGTTAAAAACCTTTACCTTTCTTTGGTCCTTCTTCAAACAGCACACAAGTTCCGAGTGTATCTTTGAAGATGGAAGGATAGCTAGTGAACAGTGTACAGTTATCCTTGTCATATGATAGGATGTTATTGAAAAAGGACTACAACAGTTAATTGTCTTTCCTGTGCTGGTGAGCACGACTATGACTAATGATAACCAGCGACATTATTAAAAACATTAGGAGAAGGTATTTATCTTCAAACTCTTGTGCTTACCTTCATATTCACCTGAAAACACATATGGTCCAATCTGCATCATGGGCTTCTCACTGGCAATGTCCTGGAACACACAGATGTAACTGAAGCTGATCTTATATTCTACATCAGTAGAATATATAATGCATACATAATAACATACTGTAATAATGACATAATACAGTATTCACTAGAGGACACGGCTGTAACTCACCAGTATCTTGCATGTTCCCCGACTCTTGGAAAGACAGTCATTGTTGATGATTCCAGAGAGCTCCACCACAACAAGCTGCTCCTAAACAcacaaggagagaaaaaacacttttcctttATATGTTCCAGAAAGTGCAATGGCAAACAGTTTGTAATAGTTTTCattcagattattattattattaaattatccGGAGCCGACAGTGGCAGCGCTACCTATAGCTACATGAAGCTAACTCATGATGGTGTCGCTATGACGAcaaatctcattttatttcGTACCTCCTCTTCCCATTCGTCTTCCATGTTGAAAGTCCAGCAATAAACTACCAAAATGCTGGATATTCTTTTAAGTTGTATCCACGGAAATCTACTTTTTGTGTCACCAAGATAGTCGTAAACACCGTTCGCTGATGTACGGTGTCCGGGAAGGCTGTGAGGGCTGCTGCCGAACATCTGCAGTTGCGGAGTCCAACCATCAAGGGGCGCTGTTGCTCAGCTACTTCCTGGTTTGTTCTATGGCTGAGCCTTTTACTCTGAGCTGGAAATTCagttatgtaaataaaagcCATCCTCCgtccatctatctgtctgccTACCTATCTCTTCATTCTACTTATGGTCGAGTATGATTGGATCTAAATATTGGCTACCTGTAGGCACACTCATCTACATCTAACattaatgttattaatgttctcctgcaggaggccATAACTGaggtgatgagatgagatgagatgaaatgagacgatacactttattgatccccaaggGGAAATTCATCTGTCAAAGACAGCGGCAAcaaaaactataaaaataaaacacacatgcatcaaacacatccaaaacaaaaaagaaacattcacAGAAGCAGGAGACCAGATGAGAAACGTGATTGACTCATAATCAAACTGCAGagtaataaaattatattaaatacaaAACCAAACCAAGACGCTTGATGTGTATGAAAAGCATGTGAGCAAGGTGATGAGTTTTTGAGTTTTGCTTTTGCAGGAACTGCAGATGTCTGACATGGAATGGACATAAGCGTGTACTTGAATATCAAATATCAGATTCACAAACATCAATTCACGTCAAAGTGTGTCTTTACAAATTTATTTCTTTCCTCAAGGTCACAAGTGAAAATGCAAAATCATTAAAGGCCAAATCAGGTAGATCTATCAGTTATGAGCCAAAGCTATTTTGTGAAGGTTTACTGAGTATTATGAAACGTGAGGAATGCTCCTGTATTTAATTTGCCCACACCATTTAATTTTGGTAACAGAACAACATTCTtgttttgaaataaacaaaagacatgGTATAGTTTCTGGAGAACAAGATTTAAATCAATCATTTTATAACAATTCAAACCAGGATCCTCtttgatgagaggtgaaacatttaGAATCATTATTTagtcatttcaaatattttcttcatattCGCTGAGAGGCAACACCCCTGGAGCTGGCTGGGATTCGTCGTCATCATTTTTCAGGACTGTTATCACGCATATGAGTCTTTTCAGCACGTCCTCCACTTGAAGGACCATCTTTCTAgtccccttaaaaaaaaaacctaaaaaaaaaacccgacacAGGGGTGCCAGGACGGCCAGGAGCGGTTCTAATAAAGAGCAGATGTATAAATAATTCACAAGTGTTTCTGCAAATCTTCTAGGTTGGCTATTAGTTACTATAATATACATTATTTGTGcattatttacacatttacaaTTGTTATTCAACATATATTCTGGCAAATTGATATTTTCATGGGAGGTGGAGCCGTGAGCCCTTTTCCATGgacatcacatttaaaacagtGACTGAGTAAATCACAGTGATCCTAAAACTGGATAATCTAAGGTATATCAATTTTTATAGAAATTTGACAGATTTTAATGAATGGGGATTTGGGAATACAGACATTTTTATACCTCTGAGAAATCACATATTGGCACTCTCTTCCACATTCAGTAATAAATATTCTCCTCCGTACAGCTTTTCTATATTAACCAGCAGAATTTATCTGCTTTTTGAGGAAAATCGTTTATTTTAGGTCTGTTGCAGGGATACTGGAAGTAAGCAGCAGATTTTTTAATTGTacatattttaacttttgttttgaataagATTATAAAATTATAGTGGTGATAGAATAAAGTCGAAACATATTGTTCTCTCTTAATATGCTATATGCCCATTCAGGTGCCACCGAGTGAGGCAGGTACCAGTTGATTTGACAGTAAATACCAGTATAAATGTA
This region of Antennarius striatus isolate MH-2024 chromosome 4, ASM4005453v1, whole genome shotgun sequence genomic DNA includes:
- the gtf3c6 gene encoding general transcription factor 3C polypeptide 6 encodes the protein MEDEWEEEEQLVVVELSGIINNDCLSKSRGTCKILDIASEKPMMQIGPYVFSGEYEDTLGTCVLFEEGPKKGNSSSGPDLKYTCHTGKKLMMQRVFLTEKKEGESNTGSGDGDEQKTITCTSSQENSNTQEGSTDDVENTDVKDSAVEGDSDAAVL
- the calub gene encoding calumenin-B, with protein sequence MGVFPREGSSTLSTNLPEDTVFVCRMELRPLVMCFALCLVYATSKPTEKKDRVHHDDPLSNREHDDSENFDYDHEAFLGQEEAKTFDQLTPEESKERLGMLVERIDDDKDGYVTVEEMKKWIKHAQKRWIYDDVDRQWKSHDLNGDEVVSWEEYKNATYGYILDDPDPDDGFSYRQMMARDERRFKMADQDNDLKANKEEFTAFLHPEEYDHMKDIVVLETMEDIDKNGDGLIDLDEYIGDMYNQEGDSTEPEWVKTEREQFTEFRDKNKDGKMDKDETRDWILPSDYDHADAEAKHLVYESDSDKDGRLTKAEIVDKYDLFVGSQATDFGEALTRHDEF